GGCGCGCGACTTCGTCTGGTCCAAGGTGCGCGAGAGCTACCTGGACAAGGGCATCGAGATCTTCTGGGCCGACGCCTGCGAGCCCGAGCTCAAGCCCGGCTACCCGGCCAACCTGCGCTACCACGCGGGCACCGGGCTGGAGGTCGGCAACCTCTATCCGCGGGAGAACTCGCGGATGTTCTACGACGGCATGCGCTCGGCCGGCCGCGAGCACGTGGTCACGCTCAACCGTTCGGCCTGGGCCGGTTCGCAGCGCTACGGCGCGATCCTGTGGTCCGGCGACATCTACCCGGACTTCGCCACCTTCCGCAAGCAGATCGCGGCGGGCCTGAACACGGCGCTGAGCGGGATCCCGTGGTGGAACACCGACATCGGCGGCTTCCACGGCGGCGACCCGGACTCGCCGGAGTACCGCGAGACCATCGTGCGCTGGTTCCAGTTCGGCGCGTTCAGCCCGATCTTCCGGCTGCACGGCTTCCGCGAGCCGGCCATGGAGTTCTCGCCCCAGGTGACCGGCGGCCCGAACGAGATCTGGTCGTACGGCGAGGAGGCCTGCAAGATCATGTCCGACTACATCGCCCTGCGCGAGCGGCTCAAGCCGTACGTGCTCTCGGTGATGCAGGAGGCGCACGAGACCGGCCTGACCCCGATCCGCCCCTACCTGGTGGAGTTCCCGGAGGACCCGAAGTCCTGGACTGTGGACGACGCCTACCTGTTCGGCCGCGACCTGCTGGTGGCGCCGGTGCTCGAGGCCGGCGCCCGCGCCTGGGACGTCTACCTGCCCAAGGGCGCCTCCTGGCGGGACGCCTGGACCGGCGAGGAGTACACCGGCGGCCAGACCGTGACGGTGCAGGCGCCGCTCGAGCGGATTCCGCTGTTCCTGCGCGACGGGGCGCAGCTTCCGATCCTTCCCGAGGCCTAGTCCTTTTGATAGGCGAACGCCGTCGCCAAGGTGGGCTTGGCGACGGCGTTCACGCGTCCGCGCGTATGTGTGTACTTACATCGAGCGCTGATAGCTGCGGAACGCGCGGGTCGAGACCCAGCCGCAGGCCACCATCAGGATGGCGAGATAGCCGAGGTTCTCGAAGATCGGCCCCCAGTTCGGGCTGGACTCCAGCGCGCCGCGGCCGGCCACCAGCGTCCAGTTCACCGGGTTGTACTTGGTCACCTCCTGCATCCAGTGCGGGATGAGCGAGAGCGCCATGAACCCGGTGGAGGTGAACTGAAGCGGCATCAGGACGAAGTTCGAGGCCGCGATGATCGATTCTTCCCGGCGCACCATCAGCGCGAGCCCGTAGGAGAGCGCGCCGATCGCGGTGGCCAGCAGGTTCGAGGCCACCATGAGCACCAGCACGCCCATCACCACGTTGTGATAGCTCGCGCCCACTGCCAGCCCCAGCAGCAGGATTATCGCCGCCTGGATGACGATCGCGAGCACCTGCACCAGCAGCCGTCCCACGATCAGCGAGGAGCGCGAGACGGGCGAGATCAGGAACCGGTCGAGCACGCCCCGGGTCAGGTCGTCCAGGATCGCCATGCCGCCCCAGCCGGCGCCGAAGAATGCGGACATGACCACGATCGAGGGCACCAGGTATGTCTCGTAGTTGGGCGCGCCGAAGTCGGGCAACTGGGTGATGGACTTGAACAGCTGGCCGAACAGCAGAAGCCAGATCATCGGCTGGATCAGCGTGAAGGCCACGAACATCGGCTGCCGCAGGAACGCCCGGAAGGCGCGGCCGGTCATGTACCAGGTGTCGCTGAGCGCGTTCACCGCGCCTCCCCCTTCTGCTCCCCGGACCGCGCGGCCTGGGCGGCGGCTTCCTCGGCCGCGGTGAACGAACGGCCGGTGTGGCGCAGGTAGACGTCGTCCAGCGAGGGCCGGGCGACCGTGACGGAGGCGACGGTGATCTCCACCGCCTCGAGCGCGGCCAGCAGTGCGGGCACCGCGCCGGCGCCGTCCCCGCTGCGGCCGCGCAGGAGCAGGCCGTCGACGACGACGTCGGTGAGCCGCCCGGGCGCGCCGGCCACGGCGAGGGCCTTGTCCGGGTCAGCGCCCTGAGCCAGTTCGAGTGAGACCGCGTCGCCCTCGAGCTCGGCCTTGAGCTCGTCCGGGCTGCCCTCGATGACGATCCGGCCCTGATCCACGATGGCGAGGGAGCGGGCGAGCTCGTCCGCCTCCTCCAGGTAATGCGTCGTCAGCAGGATGGTCAGGCCCTGATCCCAGGCCAGTGCCCTGATCTGCTCCCACATCTCGGACCGCGCCTCCGGGTCGAGGCCGGTGGTCGGCTCGTCCAGGAAGAGCACCTGCGGCGCGTGCACCAGGCCGAGCGCCACGTCGAGCTTGCGCTTCATGCCGCCGGAGTAGGTCTTCACGAACCGTCCGCCGACCTCGGCCAGGCCGAAACGGCCGAGCAGGTCGTCCACCCGCCGCTCGAGCTCGGCGCCGCGCAGGCCGTAGACCCGGCCCTGCAGCAGCAGGTTCTCCCGTCCGGTGGCCTGGACGTCGACGCCGGAGTTCTGGGCTATGCAGCCGATGGACCGGCGCACCTGCCGCTGCTGGCGCACGATGTCGAAGCCGGCCACGCTGGCCGCGCCGGAGGTCGGCGCGGAGAGCGTGGTGAGCATCTTCACCAGCGTGGACTTGCCCGCGCCGTTCGGCCCGAGCAGGCCGAAGACCGAGCCGCGCGGGACCTGCAGGCTCACCCCGCGCACCGCGCGGACGTCGCCTTTATACGTTTTCACCAGGTCTCTCGCGTCGATCGCGAGCTCCCCGACAGCCGTGGACGATGGCACGGCCACCCCCTTCTATTCGCGCTATATCGCGTTCAGCGAACACGATATAGCTCAATCCCGGGCTGTCAAGACCGGCGGTGTGTCAGCGGGTCTTGCGACCTTCCCGCGCGGGCGGTACGCAAGAGCCAGCCGCGTGCGGTGGGCGCGCGCAGCGATCGCAGGGGGAGGCAGCACCATGGCGAACGAGTTGTGGTTCACCGAGAACAGCCGGGATCTGTCGCAGTCGGGCGGCGACGATGCGGGCTTCGAGTTCGAGTTCTACTGTCAGCGCTGCGGCGACACCTGGCGTTCCGGCTTCGAGAACTACAGTCTCGGCCGGGCCACCGGCTGGCTGCGCCGGGCCAGCGGGATGGCCTCGAACGCCGCCTCGAACGTCGGGTGGGACGTGGCCAACACGGTCGGCGGGCTCGCCGACGCGGGCTGGCACCGGGCCCGCGACGCCGCGTTCCAGCGCGCCATCGGCCAGGCGCAGAGCCACTTCCACCGCTGCGCGCACTGCACTCAGCACGTGTGCGACAACTGCTGGAGCGCGGATCGCGGGATGTGCCGCTACTGTGCGCCCGACCTGCAGGCCGAGGTCGAGCAGGCCCGCGCGGAGGGCCAGGTCGCGGCGGCGCGCCAGGCCGCGTCCGAAGCCGGGGCGCAATCCGTGGAAGGCATGGACGTGGTGACGGAGCATCAGCTGGTGTGCCCGCAGTGCCGGGCAGAAGTGCACGGTGCCAAGTTCTGCCCGGAATGCGGCCACAAGCTCACCGATCCCGCATCCTGCGGTGGCTGCGGCCAAGCGGTGCCGGCCGGCGCCAAGTTCTGCCCGGAGTGCGGGACCCCAGCGGCCGGCTGAGAACCGGCCGACGGCGGCTAACGTCCGTGCCGGCTGAACGTCCGTACCGCCAGCGGAACGAAGACGAGCAGCAGCACCGCGCACCAGCCGAGCGTCGCGGCCACCGGATGCACGAGCGTCCACGGTGAGGTGGCCGCGGCGCCGGCGTTGTCCCCGAAGAGCGTGCGGCAGACGGCGGCCGCACAGCTGACCGGGTTCCATTCGGCGATCGCGCGCAGCCAGCCCGGCATCCCCGCGGTCGGCACGAACACGTTGCTGACCATGCCGATCGGGAACACCAGGATGCCGGCCTGAGCGGCGATATCCTCCCGGCCGCAAAGCAGGCCGAGGAAGAACCCCAGCCAGATCATGCAGAAGCGCAGCAGGAGCAGGATGCCGAACGCCGCGGCCGCCCGTCCGACGCCGTCGTGCGCGCGCCAGCCGACGGCCAGCCCGACGCCGATCATGGCGGCCAGGACGACGGCGCTGACGAACAGGTCCGCGAACGCCTGCCCGAGCAGCGTCGCGCCGCGCGATATCGGCATCGTGCGCAGCCGGTCGGTCATTCCGCGTTCGAGATCGCGCGCGGCGCCCACCATGCTCGGCATGACGGCGTTGACCGCGATCAGCACGTACAGCCCCGGCATCAGATAGCTGCGGTAGCTCTCTCCGCCCGGCGCCGCGATGGCACTGCCGAACACGTACCCGAACACGACCAGCATGGCCAGCGGCGCGGCGAGTGAGACGAAGATCAGACCGGGGGAGTTCTTGTAGTACCAGAGCACGCGGAGCGTCAGAGCCCAGACATCCGTGTGCGGACGGCGGGTGACTGTGGTGACGGTCGTGGTGGTCATGCCGCGCTCCCAGTGATGGTGAGGAAGACTTCGTCGAGGGTCGGTCTGCGCAGCGCGACATCGAGCGCTTCCACGCCTGCGCTGTCGAGTTCGCGAACTAGGCGAGGCAGACCGATGGTGGCGCCGCCGGCCGTCCGCACGTTCAGTCGGCGCTCCGCGGCATCGATCTCCGGTTCGGCGCCGGCCAGATCAGTGAGCACCTTCGCGGCCGTCGCCAGCAGCGCCGCGTCAGCGAGTTCCACTTCGATGCGGGTGCCGATCATCTCCTTGAGCTGCGCGGGAGTGCCGTTCGCGATGACCACGCCCTGATCGACGACGGCGATCTCCCCGGCGAGTTGGTCCGCCTCGTCGAGGTACTGCGTGGTGAGCAGGACCGTGGCGCCGTCGGCGGCCAACTGTCTGACGGTGGACCAGATCTCGTTGCGGCTGCGGGGATCGAGCCCGGTGGTGGGTTCGTCCAGGAAGAGCACCGAGGGCCGGGTGAGCAGGCTGGCGACGAGATCGAGCCGGCGTCGCATGCCACCCGAGTACGACCGCACCAGCCGGCCCGCCGCCTCGGCCAGATCGAACCGCTCGAGCAGGTCGTCGGCGCGTCGGGCCGCTTCGCGGGCGCCGAGGTGGTGCAGCCGGCCGAGCAGGCGCAGGTTCTCCCGGCCGGTGATGCCCTCGTCCAAAGCGGCGTGCTGCCCGGTGTAGCCGATGCGTCGGCGCACTTCGTCGGGCTGGCGCACCACGTCGTACCCGGCCACCCTGACCTCGCCGGCTTCGGGCGCGGTGAGCGTGGCCAGGACGCGCACGGCCGTGGTCTTGCCTGCGCCGTTGGGTCCGAGCAGGCCGCAGACCGTGCCGACCGGGACGCTCAGCTCAAATCCGCGCAGGGCGTGTGTCTTGCCGAAGTGCTTGTGCAGGCCGGATACCGCGATCGCCTGGCTTGGCGCATCACTACCTGGTACATCGTACGGTGTTTTCATGCCGCGAAGCATACTACGTACGGTGTACGGGTTGTCTAGACTCGGTCGAGGTGAGCAACGAGATGACGAACGAGCGCCCCGAGTTGATCTGGCTGCGGCCCGAACGCGCGGCCCGCGGCCCGGCGCCCGCGCACAGCCGAGCGGCCATCGCCGCGGCCGCGATCGCCCTGGCCGACGCCGAGGGCCTGGCCGGCGTGTCCATGCGGAAGATCGCCGCGGCTCTCGGCGCCGGCACGATGTCGCTGTATACCTATGTGCCGAAGAAGGAGCACCTGTTCGATCTGATGCTGGACGCGGTGGCGGGGGAGTGGCGGCTGCCCGAGGCGCCGACCGGCGACCAGCGGGCGGATCTGCACGAGTTCGCCCGGCAAGGCCTGGCAGCGATGCGCCGGCACCCCTGGGTGCCCGGGCTCGTGCTCACCCGGCCCTCGATCGGACCGAACTCGCTGCGCTGCACCGAATACTTCCTCGCGGTGATGTCCGAGGCGAAGCTGTCAGGCGGCACGAAGATGGAGCTGTTCGCGATGCTCAACGGCTACGTGTGCCAGTTCGCGCAGTGGGAGGCGAACCAGCGGGACGTCGGCGGCAGCGCGCAGTGGCAGGCCGAGCTCGCCGCGTACCTCGGCATGGCTGTGGCCACTGGCGACTATCCGAACCTGGCCGCCGCCTTCATCGGCTCCGAGGCGCCCGATCTGGACGCGGACGCGGTCTTCGAGCGCTCGGTCGGCCGGGTCATCGATCTGATCCTGAGTCAGGCGACGTCCGCACCGTCCGCCCACTAGCGCAAAACTATGTCGTACTATGCATCATGTTCCACGTGGAACATCGCCTTTGTCACGGTTTCACCGTCCGCTCCGAGCGTGATCTCGGCCTGGATCGTCTCGCCGGCCAGCACGCGCGGCAGCCAGTGGCGCGCATCCGGCCACATGTCGGCCCACGGCAGATCCTCGACCGGGTACCACCCGGGGACCAGCTCGTCGGACTCTGCCGGCTCGCCCTGGAAGAGCCGGGTGCGGAACAGCGCCACGTGCAGATCCCACTCGGGCCTGGTCGGAAAGCGGAAGGCCACGCCGCCCGCCGGCGCCAGATCAGCCGGCTCGACCACGATCCCCACCTCCTCGGCGATCTCACGCACGCAGGCCTGCCCGGTAGTCTCGCCCGGCTCCAGATGGCCGCCCGGAGCGACCACGCGCCCCTCGCCGAAGCCGCGTTTCTTCAGTCCCAGCAGCAGCTCGGTCACACCCGCGTCGCTCCTGGTGATCAGGCATACGCAGGTCGATTTCACGTCGCCGTCACCGGCACCCGCGGCCTCCTCGGTAGCATGATCTGGTGAAGATCGAGATGGATGACCTGACCGGCTCCGAGGTTATCGAACTCCTGCGCTTCCACCGCGCGGAGATGGAGCGGGTCACGCCTCGGGCCGAGAGCATGCACGCGCTCGACCTCGACGGGCTGCGCCATCCCGACGTCGTCTTCTGGACCCTGCGCGACGAAGGCCGGCTCGCCGGATGCGCCGCGATCAAGCGCCTCGACGAGACGCACGGGGAGATCAAGTCCATGCGCACGGCCGAGGGCTACCAGCGGCGCGGAGTCGCTGCCGCGATGCTGGCCCACATCGAGCGGGAATCGGCGGCCATGGGCCTGGCCAAGCTGAGCCTCGAGACCGGCACCGAGGACTACTTCGCCCCGGCGCGTGCCCTCTACGAACGCTGCGGATTCATCTACTGCGATCCCTTCGCGGACTACGTGCTCGACCCGCTGAGCGTCTTCATGACGAAGAAGATCGCGTGAAGACCGGATTCGCGGCGGCACCGGACGGCACACGGATCGCCTACCAGATCGAGGGTGAGGGCCCGGCACTGCTTCTGCTGGCCGGCCAGGCGAACAACCACCACTGGTGGGACGGAGTCCGCGAAGACTTCCAGGCTGATCGAACGACCGTCAGTTTTGATTACCGCGGCACCGGCGAGAGCGACAAGCCCGACGTGCCGTACAGCATCGATCTGTTCGCCCAGGACGCCCTCGCCGTCCTCGACGCGCTCGGAATCGAAAGCGCGGACGTCTACGGCACGTCCATGGGAGGCCGAACCGCGCAAGTACTCGCCGCGAAGAACCCGCGGCGAGTAAGACGCCTGGTACTCGGCTGCACGTCGCCCGGCGGACCGCAGGCGATCGAGCGCGGCAACGACGTGCGACGGGCCCTGGCTCAGGCCGACCGCGCTGCCGCCGCA
This genomic window from Actinospica robiniae DSM 44927 contains:
- a CDS encoding TetR/AcrR family transcriptional regulator, which gives rise to MSNEMTNERPELIWLRPERAARGPAPAHSRAAIAAAAIALADAEGLAGVSMRKIAAALGAGTMSLYTYVPKKEHLFDLMLDAVAGEWRLPEAPTGDQRADLHEFARQGLAAMRRHPWVPGLVLTRPSIGPNSLRCTEYFLAVMSEAKLSGGTKMELFAMLNGYVCQFAQWEANQRDVGGSAQWQAELAAYLGMAVATGDYPNLAAAFIGSEAPDLDADAVFERSVGRVIDLILSQATSAPSAH
- a CDS encoding daunorubicin resistance protein DrrA family ABC transporter ATP-binding protein; protein product: MKTPYDVPGSDAPSQAIAVSGLHKHFGKTHALRGFELSVPVGTVCGLLGPNGAGKTTAVRVLATLTAPEAGEVRVAGYDVVRQPDEVRRRIGYTGQHAALDEGITGRENLRLLGRLHHLGAREAARRADDLLERFDLAEAAGRLVRSYSGGMRRRLDLVASLLTRPSVLFLDEPTTGLDPRSRNEIWSTVRQLAADGATVLLTTQYLDEADQLAGEIAVVDQGVVIANGTPAQLKEMIGTRIEVELADAALLATAAKVLTDLAGAEPEIDAAERRLNVRTAGGATIGLPRLVRELDSAGVEALDVALRRPTLDEVFLTITGSAA
- a CDS encoding ABC transporter permease, with protein sequence MTTTTVTTVTRRPHTDVWALTLRVLWYYKNSPGLIFVSLAAPLAMLVVFGYVFGSAIAAPGGESYRSYLMPGLYVLIAVNAVMPSMVGAARDLERGMTDRLRTMPISRGATLLGQAFADLFVSAVVLAAMIGVGLAVGWRAHDGVGRAAAAFGILLLLRFCMIWLGFFLGLLCGREDIAAQAGILVFPIGMVSNVFVPTAGMPGWLRAIAEWNPVSCAAAVCRTLFGDNAGAAATSPWTLVHPVAATLGWCAVLLLVFVPLAVRTFSRHGR
- a CDS encoding zinc ribbon domain-containing protein; the encoded protein is MANELWFTENSRDLSQSGGDDAGFEFEFYCQRCGDTWRSGFENYSLGRATGWLRRASGMASNAASNVGWDVANTVGGLADAGWHRARDAAFQRAIGQAQSHFHRCAHCTQHVCDNCWSADRGMCRYCAPDLQAEVEQARAEGQVAAARQAASEAGAQSVEGMDVVTEHQLVCPQCRAEVHGAKFCPECGHKLTDPASCGGCGQAVPAGAKFCPECGTPAAG
- a CDS encoding alpha/beta fold hydrolase, producing the protein MKTGFAAAPDGTRIAYQIEGEGPALLLLAGQANNHHWWDGVREDFQADRTTVSFDYRGTGESDKPDVPYSIDLFAQDALAVLDALGIESADVYGTSMGGRTAQVLAAKNPRRVRRLVLGCTSPGGPQAIERGNDVRRALAQADRAAAARVLDELMYTPEWLAVYPGPHQTTGDPAMPDFARGRHLVASSRHDAWDLLPRIEAETLVVHGTEDRFNPTENAQLIAGRIPRAGIELIEGARHAYFEEFRALAGPAVIRFLTSQP
- a CDS encoding ABC transporter permease, whose amino-acid sequence is MNALSDTWYMTGRAFRAFLRQPMFVAFTLIQPMIWLLLFGQLFKSITQLPDFGAPNYETYLVPSIVVMSAFFGAGWGGMAILDDLTRGVLDRFLISPVSRSSLIVGRLLVQVLAIVIQAAIILLLGLAVGASYHNVVMGVLVLMVASNLLATAIGALSYGLALMVRREESIIAASNFVLMPLQFTSTGFMALSLIPHWMQEVTKYNPVNWTLVAGRGALESSPNWGPIFENLGYLAILMVACGWVSTRAFRSYQRSM
- a CDS encoding 8-oxo-dGTP diphosphatase, whose protein sequence is MKSTCVCLITRSDAGVTELLLGLKKRGFGEGRVVAPGGHLEPGETTGQACVREIAEEVGIVVEPADLAPAGGVAFRFPTRPEWDLHVALFRTRLFQGEPAESDELVPGWYPVEDLPWADMWPDARHWLPRVLAGETIQAEITLGADGETVTKAMFHVEHDA
- a CDS encoding GNAT family N-acetyltransferase; protein product: MKIEMDDLTGSEVIELLRFHRAEMERVTPRAESMHALDLDGLRHPDVVFWTLRDEGRLAGCAAIKRLDETHGEIKSMRTAEGYQRRGVAAAMLAHIERESAAMGLAKLSLETGTEDYFAPARALYERCGFIYCDPFADYVLDPLSVFMTKKIA
- a CDS encoding daunorubicin resistance protein DrrA family ABC transporter ATP-binding protein; its protein translation is MPSSTAVGELAIDARDLVKTYKGDVRAVRGVSLQVPRGSVFGLLGPNGAGKSTLVKMLTTLSAPTSGAASVAGFDIVRQQRQVRRSIGCIAQNSGVDVQATGRENLLLQGRVYGLRGAELERRVDDLLGRFGLAEVGGRFVKTYSGGMKRKLDVALGLVHAPQVLFLDEPTTGLDPEARSEMWEQIRALAWDQGLTILLTTHYLEEADELARSLAIVDQGRIVIEGSPDELKAELEGDAVSLELAQGADPDKALAVAGAPGRLTDVVVDGLLLRGRSGDGAGAVPALLAALEAVEITVASVTVARPSLDDVYLRHTGRSFTAAEEAAAQAARSGEQKGEAR